From Alienimonas californiensis, a single genomic window includes:
- a CDS encoding DNA adenine methylase — MIKYLGSKRTLLPELLAVVERLAAAVRGAGASSRPEAPAATVADLFSGTARVGHALKGAGYRVLSNDHNVYAATLARCYVQADAEEVAEPAAALVREFKVLPGRPGYFTETFCERSRFFQPHNGARVDAIREAIAAKALPPELEAVMLVSLMEAADRVDSTTGLQMAYLKSWAKRSGNDLELRVPAVLPRAAGGKGRATCLEAVDAAAAFADPVEGGCDVVYLDPPYNQHSYLGNYHVWESLVRWDKPPVYGVACKRTDVRERKSDFNSRPRCAAAFREVLDTLHAPAVVVSFNDEGYLARPDLEAMLGALWGGRGRVTTLSHDFKRYVGAQIGIHDLNGRKVGRVGKLRNTEYIYVATREDVAACLGPLDDLTAAAIDPQKSFF; from the coding sequence GTGATTAAATATCTCGGCTCCAAGCGCACGCTGCTCCCCGAACTTTTGGCCGTCGTGGAGCGGCTGGCGGCGGCGGTGCGGGGTGCCGGGGCGAGTTCTCGGCCGGAAGCTCCGGCGGCGACGGTCGCCGATCTGTTCAGCGGCACGGCCCGGGTGGGGCATGCGCTGAAGGGGGCCGGGTATCGCGTGCTGTCCAACGATCACAACGTCTACGCGGCGACGTTGGCCCGCTGCTACGTGCAGGCGGACGCCGAGGAGGTCGCCGAACCGGCCGCCGCGCTGGTGCGGGAGTTCAAAGTCCTGCCGGGCCGTCCCGGTTACTTCACGGAGACGTTCTGCGAACGCAGCCGGTTCTTCCAGCCGCACAACGGGGCGCGGGTGGACGCCATCCGGGAGGCGATCGCCGCGAAGGCCCTGCCGCCGGAGTTGGAGGCGGTGATGCTGGTCTCGCTGATGGAAGCCGCCGACCGCGTCGACTCCACGACGGGCCTGCAGATGGCCTATCTAAAGAGCTGGGCGAAGCGGAGCGGCAACGACCTTGAACTGCGCGTCCCGGCCGTCCTGCCGCGGGCGGCGGGCGGGAAGGGCCGGGCGACCTGCCTGGAAGCCGTCGACGCCGCCGCGGCGTTCGCCGACCCGGTCGAGGGCGGGTGCGACGTGGTGTATCTCGATCCGCCGTACAATCAACATTCCTACCTCGGCAATTATCACGTCTGGGAATCGCTGGTCCGGTGGGACAAACCGCCGGTCTACGGCGTGGCCTGCAAACGCACGGACGTGCGGGAGCGGAAAAGCGACTTCAATTCCCGCCCCCGCTGCGCCGCGGCGTTTCGCGAGGTGCTGGACACGCTGCACGCCCCCGCGGTGGTCGTCTCCTTTAACGACGAAGGCTATCTCGCCCGGCCGGACCTGGAGGCGATGCTGGGCGCCCTCTGGGGCGGGCGAGGACGGGTCACGACGCTCTCCCACGATTTTAAACGCTACGTCGGCGCTCAGATCGGCATTCACGACTTGAACGGGCGGAAGGTCGGCCGGGTCGGCAAGTTGCGGAACACGGAATATATTTACGTCGCCACCCGAGAGGACGTCGCCGCTTGTCTGGGACCGCTCGACGACCTGACCGCCGCGGCGATCGACCCGCAGAAGTCATTCTTCTAA